The following proteins come from a genomic window of Brevibacillus antibioticus:
- the eutC gene encoding ethanolamine ammonia-lyase subunit EutC, translating into MEQQLDFLVDKVVAELQKKLGEATEPAPSPKAETGTGLIQLRSEPKAEPVSSATTAPTQAPAVNEHLAPSAEPERTSHVPNPKYKEGLDELLSSTPARIGVWRAGVRPLTKTMLELRRDHAAAVDAVYGEVSQAVLDQFSLFTVETQYDNTENYLKRPDMGRILTDEGVRLLQERCQKKPQVQIVVSDGLSAAAVDANLKDVLPSLMDSLKSYGLTCGTPFFVQGGRVASMDHVGEILEPEVLVLLIGERPGLVTAHSMSAYMCYRPRKGMVESERTVISNIHRQGTSPVEAGAHIGTILSKMLEQKASGVKLVL; encoded by the coding sequence ATGGAACAACAATTAGATTTCTTGGTAGATAAAGTTGTAGCAGAGCTGCAAAAGAAGCTGGGTGAGGCCACAGAACCAGCTCCGTCACCAAAAGCAGAGACAGGCACAGGCTTGATCCAACTGAGATCGGAACCAAAGGCTGAGCCAGTATCGAGCGCGACGACCGCTCCGACGCAAGCGCCAGCGGTGAATGAGCACCTCGCTCCATCAGCAGAACCTGAGAGAACATCACATGTACCGAATCCGAAGTACAAGGAAGGCTTGGATGAACTGCTGTCCAGCACGCCAGCGCGCATCGGAGTTTGGCGTGCAGGTGTGAGACCTTTGACCAAAACGATGCTCGAATTGCGTCGCGACCATGCTGCGGCTGTAGATGCTGTATACGGTGAAGTCAGTCAAGCGGTGCTCGATCAGTTCTCCCTGTTCACAGTGGAAACACAGTACGACAACACCGAAAACTATTTGAAGCGCCCAGACATGGGGCGTATCCTTACAGACGAAGGCGTGCGCTTGTTGCAAGAGCGCTGCCAAAAGAAACCACAGGTACAAATCGTCGTTTCAGACGGCTTGAGTGCTGCTGCGGTTGACGCAAACCTGAAAGACGTGCTTCCATCCCTGATGGACTCTCTGAAAAGCTATGGACTGACCTGCGGCACCCCGTTCTTTGTCCAAGGCGGACGCGTAGCCAGTATGGATCACGTCGGCGAGATTTTGGAGCCAGAAGTATTGGTGCTCCTGATCGGGGAGCGTCCAGGATTGGTTACGGCGCATTCCATGAGTGCATACATGTGCTACCGTCCACGCAAAGGTATGGTAGAATCAGAGCGTACAGTGATCTCGAATATTCATCGTCAAGGTACATCTCCGGTTGAGGCGGGTGCCCACATCGGGACCATTCTCTCCAAAATGCTGGAGCAAAAAGCAAGTGGTGTAAAACTAGTCTTGTAA
- a CDS encoding aspartyl-phosphate phosphatase Spo0E family protein: MDITAIANILDRDVSFHPGNSPKKGTASAPKSKCTIRGMVKEIGCHLELDNRIDQLRREMMELAGNYGLSHDKVLAVSQQLDKYIVIAQNRLKTEK, encoded by the coding sequence TTGGATATTACTGCTATCGCAAATATTTTAGATAGGGATGTTTCTTTTCACCCTGGAAACTCCCCCAAAAAAGGCACAGCATCAGCCCCTAAAAGTAAGTGTACGATCCGGGGCATGGTAAAGGAAATCGGTTGCCACTTAGAGTTGGATAATAGAATCGATCAGCTACGACGGGAAATGATGGAGTTGGCGGGAAATTACGGTCTCTCACATGATAAAGTTTTGGCTGTGAGCCAACAATTGGATAAATATATTGTCATTGCACAAAACAGGCTAAAAACGGAAAAGTAA
- a CDS encoding helix-turn-helix domain-containing protein, with the protein MHRSLRSEIEKCRRKHGYTLSKLGEITGINPGSLSEILNGNPPRAITIGQLDALAKVFGHDPGWLYELYPEECISEGRISRPRLIPYLIRCVEVGRKDCIEATVPKMMENPKNISILFALAEQLYKKGQLKESVPFYEYVIENEKDSYSEHFVMSQYRLFRAVLGTNAEENWENVIRFSPYRNRLPENYQLDALFQLARVCFALQKWNKSGEYGDELRLLTETVHMHELDRLKRNKKGEPLKPERPLVYYYGMGHLYKGAALEMQGMYEEAKQYVQVYADLGWFELLDEDGRKEVERFKVWAKANSYTLEVLSGNTDVLEEYVDYLESLPANEILAGMISIMKSANTHHFCVDDILDRFSSQIASFDQFTEAIGLDRHLQFRYQTAIYEFGKGRIERGIEESIYYLSLADLMNRHDEALTYIALFGWLGNMNKRIANQNN; encoded by the coding sequence ATGCATCGGTCGCTACGGTCAGAAATTGAAAAATGTCGGAGAAAGCACGGTTATACATTAAGCAAATTGGGTGAAATAACTGGCATTAACCCCGGGAGTTTGAGTGAGATTCTCAATGGGAATCCGCCGCGTGCAATCACCATTGGTCAGTTAGACGCGCTAGCCAAGGTGTTTGGTCACGATCCGGGTTGGTTGTATGAATTATACCCGGAAGAATGTATATCAGAGGGGAGAATATCGCGCCCCCGATTAATACCATACTTGATTCGATGCGTGGAGGTTGGGCGAAAGGATTGCATAGAAGCTACTGTCCCCAAAATGATGGAGAATCCGAAAAACATCTCGATTCTGTTTGCTCTTGCAGAACAGCTATATAAGAAAGGGCAACTGAAAGAGTCAGTGCCCTTTTATGAATATGTTATCGAGAATGAGAAAGATAGCTATTCTGAGCACTTCGTGATGAGCCAGTATCGGTTATTTCGTGCGGTACTGGGGACAAATGCGGAAGAAAATTGGGAGAATGTGATTCGGTTTTCTCCGTATCGCAATCGGCTTCCAGAAAACTACCAACTCGATGCCTTATTCCAATTAGCACGGGTTTGTTTTGCTTTGCAAAAGTGGAACAAATCAGGGGAGTACGGTGACGAGTTACGGCTTCTTACAGAAACTGTTCACATGCATGAATTGGACAGGTTGAAAAGAAACAAAAAAGGGGAACCCCTGAAACCAGAGCGTCCTCTTGTCTATTATTACGGAATGGGACATTTATATAAAGGTGCAGCACTGGAAATGCAAGGAATGTATGAAGAGGCGAAGCAGTATGTGCAAGTTTACGCTGATTTAGGATGGTTTGAATTACTTGATGAAGACGGACGTAAAGAGGTAGAGAGATTCAAAGTATGGGCAAAGGCGAACTCCTATACACTGGAGGTATTATCTGGGAATACAGACGTCTTAGAAGAGTATGTAGACTATCTTGAAAGTCTGCCCGCCAATGAAATTCTTGCCGGTATGATTTCTATTATGAAATCAGCTAATACCCACCATTTTTGTGTAGATGATATATTGGATCGCTTTTCTTCGCAAATTGCTAGTTTCGATCAATTTACAGAAGCAATAGGATTAGATCGACACCTCCAGTTTCGGTATCAGACAGCCATTTATGAGTTTGGTAAAGGGCGGATCGAGAGAGGGATTGAAGAAAGTATATATTACCTTTCTCTCGCCGATTTGATGAATCGACATGACGAGGCTCTTACATACATAGCATTGTTTGGATGGTTAGGGAATATGAATAAGCGAATAGCTAACCAAAACAATTAG
- a CDS encoding DUF4279 domain-containing protein: protein MDVTLTTEDNEETCISAEFWCLAEDQFDTQILSEELCLIPTSTRKKGELTQRKIPAPDTSWEISTSYEASLDINNQLLPLLRMLDGKQKILKDLKQEHNLIYGIEFFIYAYERQIPRMKLTQETIQFMSEIGGVAMINIIIYPDDLPPNLELKAPQGTSIKVAFLVKGADTQPNLNPQLLQVSPHASWIQGEQTSDGAVWYLETLEEETDDTEELLLAMINTLKEEKESLISQKEEQNLSYEIVVYAHVRNRQEPAITAKENVFSFLHEIGATLEFVLFYAAEENRYEDDGLI, encoded by the coding sequence ATGGATGTGACACTAACCACCGAGGACAATGAAGAAACATGTATAAGTGCAGAATTTTGGTGTTTGGCAGAAGATCAGTTTGATACCCAGATATTATCAGAAGAGCTGTGTCTGATCCCAACATCGACAAGAAAAAAAGGGGAATTAACTCAAAGGAAAATACCTGCTCCTGATACGAGTTGGGAAATTTCAACATCATATGAGGCCTCACTCGATATCAACAACCAGCTTCTCCCGCTCCTTCGTATGCTAGACGGGAAACAAAAAATTTTAAAAGATTTAAAACAAGAACATAATCTCATCTATGGAATCGAATTCTTCATCTATGCGTACGAGAGACAAATCCCTCGAATGAAGCTGACACAAGAAACGATCCAATTTATGAGTGAGATCGGAGGAGTGGCGATGATAAACATCATCATCTATCCTGACGATCTGCCTCCAAACTTGGAACTCAAAGCTCCCCAAGGTACAAGTATCAAGGTAGCCTTCCTGGTCAAAGGAGCTGACACGCAACCGAATTTGAACCCACAACTTCTTCAAGTTTCCCCACACGCATCTTGGATACAAGGGGAACAGACGTCGGATGGGGCAGTATGGTATCTCGAAACGTTAGAGGAAGAAACAGATGATACAGAGGAATTACTGCTGGCAATGATAAACACGTTGAAAGAGGAAAAAGAGTCACTTATCAGTCAGAAGGAAGAACAAAACCTGTCATATGAAATCGTCGTGTACGCTCATGTCAGAAATCGGCAAGAGCCTGCGATCACTGCAAAAGAAAACGTCTTCTCATTTTTGCATGAGATCGGAGCTACGCTTGAATTCGTATTGTTCTACGCGGCAGAAGAAAATCGGTATGAAGACGACGGATTGATATAA
- a CDS encoding ethanolamine ammonia-lyase subunit EutB, whose translation MNTKTTVLGQTYQFRDLKEVFAKANEDKSGDQLAGLAAADSRERVAAKQVLADLTLADIRNNPMVPAEEDEVSRVIEEGINEKIYSEIKNWSVAELREYILSHQAGDNELKRISRGLSSEMIAATAKLMSNLDLITAASKIKVVTHANTAIGQKGILASRVQPNHPSDNVQGIKASLYEGLSYGIGDAVIGINPVIDTADSVKDILNMTKDVMTKFDIPTQNCVLAHVSTQMRAIRNGAPADLIFQSLAGSEKGNNAFGIDVALLDEADELMRKEGTSYGPNFWYFETGQGSELSSEAHHGMDQVTMEARCYGLARKYNPFIVNTVVGFIGPEYLYDSRQVIRAGLEDHYMGKMHGLPMGCDVCYTNHMKVDQNDMDNLGILLSSAGVNFVIGVAMADDVMLNYQSTSFHDIAAFREVMGLRPAPDFEKWLEKMGIMENGRLTAKAGDPTIFM comes from the coding sequence ATGAACACGAAAACGACTGTGCTTGGACAGACCTATCAATTTCGCGATTTGAAAGAAGTTTTCGCGAAGGCTAATGAAGATAAATCAGGCGACCAGTTGGCTGGTCTCGCCGCTGCTGATTCCCGGGAACGTGTAGCTGCCAAGCAAGTTTTGGCGGATCTGACGCTTGCGGATATCCGTAACAATCCGATGGTTCCGGCAGAAGAAGACGAAGTATCCCGTGTGATCGAAGAAGGCATCAACGAAAAAATTTATAGCGAAATCAAAAACTGGAGTGTAGCAGAACTCCGCGAGTACATTTTGAGCCATCAAGCAGGCGATAATGAACTCAAGCGAATCAGCCGCGGCTTGTCCAGTGAGATGATTGCAGCGACTGCCAAGCTCATGAGCAACCTGGACTTGATTACGGCTGCGTCCAAGATTAAAGTTGTGACGCATGCCAACACCGCAATCGGTCAAAAGGGCATATTGGCTTCTCGTGTACAGCCGAACCATCCATCCGATAACGTACAAGGTATCAAGGCATCCCTGTACGAAGGATTGAGCTACGGAATCGGCGATGCGGTTATCGGGATCAACCCGGTTATCGATACAGCGGACAGCGTGAAGGATATTTTGAACATGACCAAAGACGTGATGACCAAGTTTGATATCCCGACGCAAAACTGCGTATTGGCTCACGTATCTACGCAAATGCGTGCCATCCGTAATGGGGCACCAGCAGACTTGATTTTCCAAAGCTTGGCGGGTAGTGAAAAAGGCAACAATGCATTCGGTATTGATGTAGCGCTGTTAGATGAAGCAGACGAGCTGATGCGCAAAGAGGGTACTTCCTATGGACCGAACTTCTGGTACTTCGAGACAGGTCAAGGCTCTGAGCTGTCTTCCGAGGCGCATCACGGCATGGACCAGGTAACGATGGAAGCGCGCTGCTACGGTTTGGCTCGCAAATACAATCCGTTTATCGTGAACACGGTAGTTGGATTCATCGGACCTGAGTATTTGTACGACAGCCGTCAAGTAATCCGCGCAGGCTTGGAAGACCATTACATGGGCAAAATGCACGGTTTGCCGATGGGCTGTGACGTATGCTACACGAACCACATGAAGGTCGATCAGAACGATATGGACAATCTCGGTATCTTGCTCTCGTCGGCAGGCGTTAACTTCGTCATCGGGGTAGCTATGGCTGACGATGTCATGCTCAACTATCAATCGACGAGCTTCCATGATATTGCCGCGTTCCGTGAAGTGATGGGACTGCGACCTGCTCCTGATTTTGAAAAATGGCTGGAGAAAATGGGCATCATGGAAAACGGTAGGCTGACTGCAAAAGCAGGCGATCCGACAATCTTCATGTAA
- the mdh gene encoding malate dehydrogenase — translation MTFRRKKVAVIGSGFTGATTAFIMAQKELADIVLVDIPQLENPTKGKALDMMEASPVLGFDASITGTSDYKDIEGSDIVIITAGIARKPGMSRDDLVATNAAIMRSVAEQVKTYAPNSIVLILSNPVDAMTYTFYKTSGFPKHRVIGQSGVLDTARFRTFVAMELNVSVNDVTGFVLGGHGDDMVPLLRYSYAGGIPLEKLIPQDRLDAIVERTRKGGGEIVALLGNGSAYYAPAAALVEMAEAILKDQKRILPSIALLQGEYGYNDIYLGVPTLLGGNGIEQVIELDLTAAEKAALDKSADSVRAVMKVAMP, via the coding sequence ATGACATTTCGCAGAAAAAAAGTAGCCGTCATCGGTAGTGGTTTTACAGGAGCGACAACTGCGTTCATCATGGCGCAAAAAGAGCTGGCTGACATCGTTTTGGTCGATATCCCTCAATTGGAAAACCCAACGAAGGGGAAAGCACTCGACATGATGGAGGCTTCTCCTGTTCTCGGCTTCGATGCTAGCATTACAGGTACTTCTGACTACAAAGACATCGAAGGCTCCGATATCGTAATCATCACAGCAGGGATTGCCCGCAAGCCAGGCATGTCCCGCGACGACTTGGTAGCAACGAATGCAGCCATCATGCGCTCTGTTGCTGAGCAAGTGAAAACATACGCACCAAACTCCATCGTACTCATCCTGTCCAACCCGGTAGATGCGATGACCTATACATTCTACAAAACGTCCGGCTTCCCGAAACACCGCGTTATCGGTCAATCCGGCGTGCTGGATACAGCTCGTTTCCGTACGTTCGTAGCGATGGAACTGAATGTATCTGTAAATGACGTAACAGGCTTCGTATTGGGTGGTCACGGTGACGACATGGTACCACTCTTGCGTTACTCCTACGCTGGTGGCATCCCACTCGAAAAATTGATCCCACAAGATCGTCTGGATGCTATCGTTGAGCGTACACGCAAAGGCGGCGGCGAGATCGTAGCTCTCTTGGGTAACGGTTCTGCTTACTATGCACCTGCGGCAGCTCTGGTAGAAATGGCAGAAGCGATCTTGAAAGACCAGAAGCGCATCCTGCCATCTATCGCTTTACTCCAAGGCGAGTATGGCTACAACGATATCTACCTGGGTGTACCAACACTCTTGGGTGGAAACGGTATCGAGCAAGTCATCGAGTTGGATCTGACTGCTGCTGAGAAAGCAGCCTTGGATAAATCCGCAGACTCCGTTCGTGCGGTTATGAAAGTAGCTATGCCATAA
- a CDS encoding helix-turn-helix domain-containing protein yields MGGLQETMHRSLRSEIEQNRKKHGYTLSKLGELTGINPGSLSEILNGDPPRAITIGQLDALAKVFGYDSGWLYELYTEECILEGRISRPRLIPYLIRCVEVGRKDCIEATVPKMMENPKNIMILFALAEQLYEKGQMKESVRFYEYVIQNEKDSYSDHFVMSQYQLFRVVLGTNAEENWENVIRFSPYRNRLPENYQLDALYQLAKICFALQKWERSEQYGDELRLLADTVYRHELDRMKRNKKDESLKTERHLVYYYGLGHLYKSVSLEMQGLYEEAKKYVQVYADLGWFELLDEEGRKEVERFKVWAKANSYTLEVLSGNASIIEEYADYLDSLPTNEVLAGLNAIMKSANTYHFCVDEILERFASRIASFDQFTEAIGLDRHLRFRYQMALYEFGKGRTERGIEETIYCLSLADLTNRHDETLTYIALFGWLGNMNKRIGNQNRLGG; encoded by the coding sequence ATGGGGGGGCTGCAAGAGACAATGCATCGGTCGCTGCGGTCAGAAATCGAACAAAATCGGAAAAAGCATGGCTACACATTAAGCAAGCTGGGTGAATTAACTGGCATTAACCCAGGTAGCTTGAGTGAGATTCTCAATGGAGATCCGCCGCGTGCAATCACCATTGGTCAGTTAGACGCGCTAGCCAAGGTGTTTGGTTACGATTCGGGTTGGTTGTATGAATTATACACGGAAGAATGCATATTAGAGGGGAGAATATCGCGCCCCCGATTAATACCATACTTGATTCGATGCGTGGAGGTTGGGCGAAAGGATTGCATAGAAGCTACTGTCCCCAAAATGATGGAGAATCCGAAAAACATCATGATTCTTTTTGCCCTTGCAGAGCAGCTATATGAGAAAGGGCAAATGAAAGAATCGGTGCGCTTTTATGAATATGTGATTCAGAATGAAAAAGATAGCTACTCTGACCACTTTGTGATGAGTCAGTATCAGTTATTTCGTGTTGTACTTGGGACAAATGCAGAAGAAAATTGGGAGAATGTCATTCGGTTTTCTCCTTACCGAAACCGCCTTCCTGAAAACTACCAACTTGACGCCTTATACCAATTGGCGAAGATCTGTTTCGCTTTGCAAAAGTGGGAGAGATCAGAGCAGTACGGTGACGAATTAAGGCTTCTGGCAGACACTGTTTACAGGCATGAATTGGACAGGATGAAAAGAAACAAAAAAGACGAATCTCTGAAAACGGAGCGTCATCTTGTCTATTATTATGGATTGGGCCATTTATATAAGAGCGTTTCACTTGAAATGCAAGGACTGTATGAAGAGGCGAAGAAGTATGTGCAAGTTTACGCTGATTTAGGATGGTTTGAATTACTTGATGAGGAAGGACGTAAAGAGGTAGAAAGATTCAAGGTATGGGCAAAGGCGAACTCCTACACATTGGAGGTGTTGTCTGGCAATGCTAGCATCATTGAAGAGTATGCTGACTATCTCGATAGTCTTCCCACCAATGAAGTTCTTGCCGGTTTAAATGCCATTATGAAATCCGCTAACACCTACCATTTTTGCGTGGATGAGATTTTAGAGCGTTTTGCCTCCCGCATTGCTAGTTTTGATCAATTTACAGAAGCAATTGGATTGGATCGACATCTTCGGTTTCGATATCAGATGGCTTTATATGAGTTCGGTAAGGGAAGGACAGAGAGAGGAATTGAAGAAACGATATATTGCCTTTCTCTAGCGGATTTGACGAATCGACACGACGAGACCCTTACATACATAGCACTGTTTGGATGGTTAGGGAATATGAATAAGCGAATAGGTAACCAAAACAGATTAGGCGGCTAG
- a CDS encoding helix-turn-helix domain-containing protein: protein MGGLQGTMHWSLRSEIERHRRECGYTLSKLGELTGINHGSLSEILNGNPPRAMTIGQLDALAAVFGREPGWLYELYTEECITEGRISRPRLIPYLVRCAEVGRKDCIDEVVPKLLENPKNISTLFAVAEQLYEEGKQKQSVPFYEYVIENEKDSYSNQFVMSQYRLFRVVVQGTNSEENWKAVIRFDPYRRRLPENNQLDALLQLANVCYTIHKWREMDKYADELRELATIIYEDELRRRRSNKASEMLSTERHLVVYYGQAFLIKSIALEKQELYEEAKRYVDGYADLSWFEFLDEIGQIEMQKFRSWATANLYTLNILMGNSDVIPDYIHFLSDHPKEVLSGLVTIVSAANQYGFSIDSIFEQFAEHIDRFEDRQDAIGMSEHMQFRNEMAIYLFKRGKYAEGLNETLRCLSLSDTMKDYDSFKKCTALFWTHLQYASDQQKGKYQTILTKGAV from the coding sequence ATGGGGGGGCTGCAAGGGACAATGCACTGGTCGCTGCGGTCAGAGATTGAAAGACACCGTAGAGAGTGCGGCTATACCTTGAGTAAATTAGGTGAATTAACGGGCATCAACCATGGGAGTTTGAGCGAGATTCTGAACGGAAATCCACCGCGGGCTATGACCATTGGTCAATTGGATGCGCTAGCGGCGGTGTTTGGTCGCGAGCCAGGTTGGTTGTACGAATTGTATACGGAAGAATGCATAACAGAGGGACGAATATCGCGCCCTCGGTTGATACCTTATTTAGTTCGATGCGCGGAGGTTGGGCGGAAGGATTGTATAGACGAGGTTGTTCCTAAATTGTTGGAGAATCCAAAGAATATCTCGACCCTTTTTGCCGTAGCAGAACAGCTATACGAGGAAGGGAAACAGAAACAGTCAGTACCTTTCTATGAATACGTGATTGAAAACGAAAAAGATAGTTACTCTAACCAATTTGTGATGAGTCAGTACAGACTTTTTCGAGTAGTAGTGCAAGGTACGAATTCTGAAGAAAATTGGAAGGCTGTCATTCGATTTGATCCGTATCGAAGACGCCTACCCGAAAATAACCAGTTAGATGCACTACTACAATTAGCAAATGTTTGTTATACTATCCACAAATGGAGAGAAATGGATAAATACGCCGATGAATTAAGGGAATTGGCTACTATTATCTATGAGGATGAGTTGCGTAGACGAAGAAGCAACAAGGCCAGTGAAATGCTTTCAACTGAACGTCATTTGGTTGTGTACTATGGACAAGCATTTCTCATTAAAAGTATAGCATTAGAAAAACAGGAGTTGTACGAAGAAGCGAAGCGATATGTTGATGGATACGCTGATTTAAGCTGGTTTGAATTCTTGGACGAAATTGGTCAAATCGAAATGCAGAAATTTCGATCATGGGCGACAGCGAATTTGTACACGCTGAACATACTTATGGGGAATAGTGATGTCATCCCTGATTATATTCATTTCCTTTCTGATCATCCGAAAGAGGTCCTTTCAGGTTTAGTAACGATTGTGAGTGCTGCCAATCAATACGGTTTTTCGATCGATTCGATATTTGAGCAGTTTGCAGAACATATTGATCGTTTTGAGGATCGTCAGGACGCTATCGGCATGAGCGAACATATGCAGTTTCGGAATGAAATGGCGATTTACTTGTTTAAAAGAGGGAAGTATGCAGAGGGGCTTAATGAAACGCTTCGATGCCTTAGCCTGTCTGATACCATGAAAGATTACGATAGCTTCAAAAAATGTACAGCGCTGTTTTGGACGCATCTGCAATATGCGTCTGATCAACAGAAAGGCAAGTATCAAACTATCCTTACGAAAGGAGCTGTATAG